From the Lathyrus oleraceus cultivar Zhongwan6 chromosome 3, CAAS_Psat_ZW6_1.0, whole genome shotgun sequence genome, the window ctgagaacaacacctgcttatgcatatgatgcatgcaatgtttgtgcatatgatttgtttttatttcaaggaactttagggtgttatttgcaaattttggaaatattaagcattttatcacatatggaaatatctcatcaaatatatcaggagaaagaagtacagcattgtcaatcattacaagagaaaaggaaaatgatcatcctatggatccctagaagctcgggacacaggaagaacagatgcgcgaagcctcttcacctctctctcgtacGCTGCTTCCATATTTGCTTTatccttggcgagtcggtcatacctccttttccaaaacttggaagactgaggaagtagagaagtccatgcatcatcaggatcatcaatgacctgatgcacgaggaactcaatcagagcatccttctccttaatctgctgaagcaactcctccctttcacggatccaggcacgtgataggtcttcatctctcaactcctctactccttggttagggagggttgaaggcccagccacaaccaaaggtgtaggtctcggataatcgtaaggcatgagatacttagatgctctcttccttacccaagcaatgtaaggctccaaagcgatgcaattcttaggatCCAATTCActccttcctttcttatgcaccttgcaccaagcgcgaaccattctggatttcaagccttggggatctttaccctcctgaaagaacacaccctctaacagaatgttattaggtttatcctttagggcgaacccaagttgacgacgtgctaacacagggttgtagctaatcccaccacatgtaccaagaagaggcacattggagaattctccacaagagtcaataatctgcacaccatcatatacacggttataccaagagatatcatcattagtgagagacataagtctcgtagaccaccgtagacatcccttgttctccttgaaagcgaccgtctgtgataagtgagaaataaaccacttatacaacagaggcaaacagcacacagtagcaccaccaccctttgcattcctcagatgcaaagagaaataggtatcacccaacagagtcggaacgggattaagagcagagaagatcctaatagcgttcacatccacaaacttgtcgatgttagggaacaataccaacccatagatgagaagtacaaatatggcctcaaaggcatcctcactcatggccttcccataaacggtagcttgagcaatgaggaactcagaagggagaccttgaattccacctttagtAGTCACATGAGCACtaatcagggattcatctatgtgcaacatgtcagctatctctcgagaagtaggaatactctccaagccactgaacggcaactgatccagaataggtatacccaccagataggcgtactcctcaagggtaggtaaaagctgaaagtccggaaacgtgaagcaacggtacagaggatcataaaactgcaccaacacactcatcaggccttcatccacctgagtagtcagaagaggaagaagcttcccaaaacgagctttgaaacccaagggatctagtacataggatgtcagattccttaactctttcaaatcgggttgtctgaagctgtacttctttgtaaaccttctttgtctttccatgtctgaaaatttttcaaataaaccccttaagttccttgaaaattttctttttatctgatgatatggatgcagatgaatgcatgaatgcaacaatcacactcaaggatcaagcaaagcacaccagacaaaggtcatgggatggctcatattgtccttaatatcaatcatccattttggtggattatggtttgcaccttatcgacacccaagttccattgatattaaggccatatgaacggatcgaccatgaatcaagggtttgttgcgagtcacgagcatggagtctcggttaagaaccacccaaagggagtgtactagggtttaaacttgccgatcatgttctaccagaggttcccatagtcatcatcccatctttcgaatattatcggagaaacgaatactcgtattccaaaaatattctcaagagagactcttatgagtgtagtatcgcgtaacaatcgtatcaaatcttacatttgagcgacctccacactacgtcctaaaaaataggccaagatgggtttggtaaactaaggtccttggcttctaaggtctatattggaaagagtaatgtcgaaccacaacttacttgtgtgacattattgatcccaacatgacctccaccatGTGAATGGACTCtcaagtcaacttgctaaggaataagtccacacaagtcgacgagactacgccattctcctatcctaagtgcactcgagtttgggtatagaactcatctcacaaagatcactAAGCACACAAGCAtttaatatatcaagcaattcaatcattacaaacaatacagtaatcccaaattgcacaaaaatatgtcataaataatataatacaacaagtgtgaaaagttggcaaaacccaccagggagtcatccccagcagagtcgccacttttctgtagcggtgtactcgttaccattggagatattgactaaatccaaggtaaatcatacaaagtcgagtcgccaccgcacttctatttatccaaaggaatggttagaaagcgaacaaaaacctataaagttttacaaacaaaactagtaaaagaaggtcagagatctgggtaagggggttggttatgcaatgggaaggtgttaggcacccactgcatcctaggtactcctagggagcccttttcacgcttgttgcaaaggttattgtttatgaatttattttgtgcaaacatgattgaagatatgagaaaagaatatacaagtatttacattttgtgtttggatggataaacccattgcctacgtaccctctcatgaaagataaggatcaaaaccccgtagttcgggtaaaagatttcgaaacaaatgagtggattgattgattcaaaagccttaaggtcttttgttatcaaagggagaaaactcgacctgaaaaaccacaagtccaccacgtgaggatagcttcgacatgctagtgaggggttagccctataataagcatggaagacttacTGTCCactcactaaggataaaggtgagtattatatctaccacaaagataactcaaacctaatagcaaaaggtttatgaaaaatttgattaagaagtgatcattgaaaccacaaaagaaacacatttgaatgggttgcattaaccaattagaagtatgtacaaaaatggtcaaagttgacttaaagattcaatttacaatgagtattatgaaaagaaagttttaaaatcaaaagcctaaggctttggtttctaatgttgaaaacaagtcaaatgtttgcacaaatagtttttggttttgggttaagATGGAGAAAAAAGGTTAAGGGTGAGAGGTAAGGGATAAACCACaataggagttcctttcttgagatcatagagatgatccaagtaagttcctttggaatgagcaagCACAATGCAAAAGCATATAAACAAGTCTCAAAAGAGATCCTCAAATGAAAAGGAAACAAgctgccaataaatggacttacacccaactcctgaaagcaaaacggaaacagaatgtcaatatatggacttagatccgactccaaacaacaaaacggaaacagaatgccaatatatggacttagatccgactcctaACAGCAAAACAAAgtggaaacagaatgccaatatatggacttagatccgactccaaacaacaaacaaatgTCAAAAGCAAACATGCAAATGCAAACAATGtaaacaatcatcacacactatatacaaacaagaggcttcaaaccaagggtaggctttagtcaagaggggtcatatcaacctcgacaaacaagccaaactgtacaaaggtagtttgtagctcttaaccactaacattgagagttagggtgaagctgatcaaagatggaaatgaggataagacctcatgctcttaaccctggcctgggtgagctcaatgataaagaaagcgtggggatccagaaagagggatcctattccacttgacagacattggacaaagatcttgggtgcttgttcaagagcatcagcacgtagtgcgagtataatgaacgactcactgaataacgggggattgattactaatcccttttatccgtcaattgcctcttcgcttaggaggacttatcaagtaacatgcctcgcttggaggtctttggcacaaatgtaaacaatcacaaatagagcctcttaaggaggacttcagccaaatgcctgccaaaaaggtgacaggacttccagactacatggagtaagagaatagctacctaaatggtgtatcaaccacaatccaaagctcaagcaagagctaaaagctagcaactaatgtacctgtacaaaagctaaacagttaatatctcagacaaccaatccgaaaacaaacagtgaaaccaaTCCGTGGCACAAATCAATGAGCAATGGCCAAGCAATCAAATTAGCTCAAGCCTATCACTTAGAATCCTACAAAACAGCAATGTGttagaattcaaatcatttgtatctcacaaagtgagaccaaaccaatcatcaatgctaaatgtccaaacctaaaacacaaagcacaattagtttatgtacaaaatactagtacaaagactaggttcaaaacaaaatcaaatgatcaaaacagaagtcaatctttttCACAAAGCAAATTTAAACATGTCGcaagatgtcctcaaaaggaccggcatcaattcacaaggcaaaggcatcaaatgatcaatgtaaagcaaaggtgcacaaaatggacatccaaatcaaaacagaaaagcatccaatgtCCATGAAATTGTTTATGTGAActcaacatgttatgaacaaacaatgtacaaaaaattagatccagaagagttcaaatgataggtgaacaaaaatgcacaaatgcaatgcccaaaatgtgacacaaattgtcacataatatcttcatgtgtccaaaacagtgatatcatatgataaatattctaaaccaattctcaaaaatcatatcacatgtgaagatcaagcatgcaaaatttaagatcaattggattaaagatgagcatttcacaaagcaatgaatgtagcatatcaatttggcataaggttcaatcaaaaaataccaaataaaaaaccagaaacaaacaaatcatgaaattaatcctataaaaaactagacactaaaacaagaatgtgaaaaaaaaaattggagtcaatttggatcattctactattttttattatttttcaaagttgagtaaaataatatgaaataatgaaatgaaatatggagggaaaatgaaattCAAACAAAATTAGCAATGTACACAAGCAGGTATCGAACTCACGCACACAGGGAAGACAAAACTCAGATTAATATTCAGAAAACACATGCCAGGAATCGAACACGCGCAAGCAAGGTTAACAAGCGCCTGATatgaaacgcaacgtttcatTAAGTTGCGTGGCAGCCACATAAGCGAGTCAACAGCACGCGTGGCCAGTCAAACGAATCAAGGCCAATGGAAATGATAAGCCAGCGTACACATCAGACGCCACGCATACAAACCCTAGGAACACGCAGAGACGCCGGAACAGTGgttccggtcgtcttccccggtGGAATTCCGGCGGATCTCAcgaaattttttccagaaattgatAAATCATAcatggttggaaagctcttgcaacgtagatcacgaatatcacaTTAAAACAACCTAAAACCTCATGGATTCTacggatcgagcaaaaacattttgaaCATCAAAACTGAAAGTTCATCTAGCAAACTCGTTTCTCatccattttcaaaattaaacatatcagcatgctcTATGTAACAGGGTCTATACAACTGTAACAAGAAATTGGAAAAATGAGATGATGAAATTTTCACCTACTTGAAATGCAATGCACTGAAATCGCATGTTCAACTGCTCTAGAGCTCCAGATTCACTCCAATATCCTTGCCTTGAAGCTTGATGCAAGAAGTAATGGTTGAAAGcacttggatctagctcaattttCAAGTTCTATCAATATGTGAATGCTCATGAATCTGCTCGAATCTTGCTCAATTCCTCAAACCAGTGGTTGGATCTTGCTCAGAATTCTTCCAGGATCATGAATGTACAAAGAAAATaaaggtttgtgtgaagaattttggatttcgaagagagagaaattttggagggaatgTGAAATTTGAGATCTAAAATGCTTCTCCTCTAcaaaacagttagggttttgcTTTTATATCACCTGTTAATCACACTGAAAATCCAATTAGGCAatggctaaacatgattagtgaaatgtGAGGTATTTTGCAAAAATGCACATTGAGCTAGCATGCACatgctacacgtgaacagtacccatgcaaggttaaaattcacttaaaatcattcaaTAATCATCATGGAATTGGTCTTTGGCTTGcatgatcaaccaaatttgaattatcaaaattccctccaaaatgcacatgtatgaacaagtggtcatatgagcttcttccatgcaaggcaatgattcatttggaaagtattggtcacaaggagcattttgcaaaaagagtggaccaatttggagttttgaatcaaaagttatgtcatgttgaacttccatgtatgCTTTGTGATCgtttggccataacttctcaaccaattatcagatggacatgatttaggactttttgaaaatgggagagaaagatattcaactttcatgatcaccaaaaatccatttgaagcttctttaatgttgaaaagtcaagttgaatgtggaccaaaaacttgccatttttggaaacttgaaattacaggtcactttccatttttggaaacttttgccatgacttcaaaatcttcaagatagatgtttgaaatgacaaatggactttgtttgaacatgaatgaggtgtttAAATTCATCTCCCCATCCTCAAAGTCCTCGGTTGACTGCACAGTTGGTtatttggtcctcagatgaccttgacatgctttgatgaacttgagccttaaacccttgatgaaatggctccaaaatgaacccttagctcatgtaagctcaatatgATGATCATGTGGTCTTTAAACCAAGGAAAATTTCTCAGCTCTTGCACAAGGGATGCTTTTGAAGTGCTTGACCTGTGCTTGCTTGATGCTACAAAACaaaaaggttaatgacatatttttgtgcttttggttagtgaacacaaatgataaaagcaatgatatacaatacaagcatgcctggtgatcaaaaaccactcacaaggaggtcccacccaaagggaaaggaagccaagatgcttaatgatccttgaggctatgcaatgcaatgcttatgatgccatgagggatcttagggacaaaattggggtcttacactccccccccccccccacccctCACCCTTTCCAAGAACTTATCCTCTAGATCCTTCCATGTTCGAATGGTTCCATTTGGATGGCATGGTAACCAATCTTTAGCTCTTCTAATGAGTGAGAAACCAAACAAACATAACTTTACCTGGTCGTTTGAGACACCATCAGGCTTGCACATCGAAGTGATTTCATAGAAGTGTGCAAGATGAGCCCATGGATCTCTGATATTGTTCCCTTCGAACAGATTGTCTCTTAGACCTGAAAGCACAaaattcttaatatcaaagtTAGCAGGGTCTGCCGGTATAGCAGGATAAATATAACAGTATAATAGTAGGATAAATATAACAGTATAATAGTAAATAACACAATCAGTTGTTAACCCAGTTAagtgcaacgtcacctacatctgggggctaccaagccacGAAGGAATTCCAATATCACAAAATTAGTTTGAAGTCCCAAACAACCTCAGGTTTTATAgacttctcacctaatctctacttGTGGATATTTCTATCTAGGACACACCTAGATACgagacccctctcacttccctAAACCACACGATAACTAACAACTGAAGAACACAATCCACTCTTTCCTAAAAGCTTCTAGGGGATTATTAGTTACAAATCAATATACCAGGTCCTATTCAAAGATCAATGTGATACTCGAATGTATCACACAAAGTACACACACAAAACCCTAATGATAACAAAATATTGCACTGCTTCGATGCATTCTTCGGTTTAGACCTCCTCTATAAATATCAGTGAGAGGCATGGGCTTCGGTCTTTGATTTGCGACAGATCCAAGATCTCTACTCACTCTTCTGAATATATGATTTCAACCAAATCAAATGTTTCCTGAAATATCTTGACATTGTTACTTCATAAATAAGTCAAGATACGATATTCTTCAGGTACAAGGAAAACGCACAATAGTATACTAAATCTCACAAACAACTTAAGCTCGGTTACGCTGGATGTTGAAACAACATGTCAGTACATCTTGTTCAATATCTGTCATATATACTTGTTTTTCTAAAATGCATCCAATCAGAATATGACAAACATAAAAATCTCCCCCTTTGgtaaattttggctaaaacaaacTTTGCAACAGTCAACTGTTAATAAATAGAAGGGATAGAAACAAGGATGTATATCAACAAGAAAACATATGATATCCTTTATCACACAGTCACCAGAGGCGGGTACAGCGAATCAACATGCCTCATATTGTATAACAAAAACATTAGCACACCAGAAAATAATTCCTTTTTAAACAAGATATCAGGACATTGTTCATTACATCATGAACACCAGAATCATGTGATCCCACTGAGTATCGGAACCACGGGCTGAGTTACCCCAAGGgttacccccccccccccccttcatATCCACACATGTTCCGCATCAAGGAGCAAGAGGGACAAGAAGCAGAGCGCATAGCTCACTACTAGCAATACCCATTCAAACACATATACTCCCCTGTTTTAGCCATAAAATTAACAAACAAACTACATTAACCAAACCAAAACTATAAGTCACACAAGATTAAAAGAGTTTACAAACCAAGGAGCACTTGTAGAGTGCACAAAATAGAATCCAGGGCACAACCCACAAAAGAAACAAAATCAGAATCAACACACAAAAGATATAGAGATCATTAATCTTCATCACTGTTGGTATCTTTCTCATCACTTGCATCAGTCATGTCttccttttcttcttcttcatctgttCCATCATCTTTCACACCACCTTATTCTTCAGACAGAGCCTTAATCAACATTTCAATTTTTCTCTTCCTTTCAATACAACTTTTTATAGTTTCATCCAAAGTCTTACAGGTGTCTTTCAGCTCAGCTAGGATGCTTGTTCTGTCAATAGATCTTGAAGGAGTTTGTttagatgtcatgacaatgtctgTGACATGTTTCCCAGTGAACAACCTGTAATTCAATGAGAGAGGAGGGTCCCTTTTACATGTACTTTCATAGTTGATTAATATAATGGGGTGCAGACTCAGGATAACCCCACAGATCAAAGAGGGAAAAGTTATTGGCGTTTTCACAGCATAAGATGCATCATGCTTCATAGTCTGATCAAAAACATAGGAACCAAAATAAAAATTTGACTTAGTCCCAACAATATAGATGAACTCACCTAGCCCAGTAGCTATATTAGAGGTGTGATTGGTTGGCACCCAATTTGCAGCTTCAATTCTGTAGAGAACAACATACTTGACACTCATGGCACTAGCATACAATTTCCCTTTCCTTGTCCATTCCTTTACTTTCTTAGCAGTAATCTCTTTGCAGATGACATTGTCAGAGACTTCAATTTTAGCTTGGTCTTCTTCATTTCTGCCTAAGAACCTGTTGATTATTTCAAGAGAAAAATCCACACATCTTCCTCTGACATACACTTTTCTGATTCCCTTGCTCCTTTTATTGTCACACTCCTTGAAGGTGTTCACAATAAACTCTTTGACAAGAATTTCATAGCACTTGCCAAAGCCTATTACAGTTTTCATTAAACCATCTTCTTGAATCAAACTCAAAACCTCTTAACATTCAAAAGCATTCTTCCCCAATTCCCTTTCCAGTGCTAACCTTCTTTGTaaacaaatttccatttttcaaCATTTTCAACAGAGTGAAAAGAAATGTTGTCAAGTGGAACTTCAGGAATATTAGTTGGTATCTTCTTCCCAAAGGCTTGCTTTATGGAAGTAGAGATGATGTCCTAAACATTTTGTTTGAAACCATGATCAGATTCACTAGATTTATAGGGAACTTCCTTCCTTTTCAGGGACTTCTTCTTAGACACGTGAGTAACCACCTTGCTCCATCTTTTAGTGGGACCAACACTATCTTTCTTCCTGACAGATTTGGAGGGAGTGTTGGAGGATCCAACAGCTTAGCCTTTTCTGTTATTCAACCTTTTAGCTATGCCAGGAGCCAGTCTTTTCCCAATAAGAACATCATCAGAGTCCAACTCCTCAATATTAACAATGTCAGTGGGTTGATCAACATGGTTTTTATCTTTGTTACCCAGCTCATTAGTTACATCTTCAGACCTTTCTTTGTCTTGAGATTTCTCAGGAGACAAAGTAGGTGCATGCACATCAAGATTATCTCTAGGGTTCCCTATATTTTTATCTGGCTGGGCCAAGGATGTGGAGACATCTGATACGAAATTTCTCTTGGGGGCAATCCCCAATACTTGAGAGATAAACACACGAATATTCTTATCAACATCGTCTCTGTCAGCAACGGTCATGCTATATTTACTCAAGGTAGTAACAGATCTAGGTTTATTGTTTGTTTTAGAAGCTTCGACATTTTCCATAACTTTTGTCATAGTGGGACAATCTTTATACATATCAACATTAGGTTCAATGCTGATGGGATCGAGATACAAACTAGTCATGGATATGGGTTTCTTCATAACAGTTAGGGGTTCAGGGTCGTTCATATTTCTAGCAGTTATGGAGGAAGTGGAAGAGGTACTTACTTTAGTAGGCTTGCCTTTTCTTTAAGATGAAGTTTTGGGCTTTCTCATGGGAGTTGCATGCACATGAACGATCGAAATGGGAACAACATCAATAATGACATCAGAGAGATCTATCACAATGCCAATATTTTTAGGGTTTGATTTCTCTTTGGAGGATTTGCATGGAATGAGACAAAAGGTTGTGACATTTTGGATGTTTTCGGTGGAGAAGAGATGGAGATAAGAAGATGTCTGAGAACGAGTTTGAGAGAGAGAATGTAGAGGTTAGCGTGAAGGTGGCTAGGGTGCAGTGTTGGGAAAATAAGAAAGGTTGTAATAATGGACTTCGAGTTTTGTGCAAACTTAAGTGGAGGGAAGAAAAAATTTGATTTCCATTTCTCCCTTCAGTAATTGCTATAATTCTTCAAGCATGCAAATGCCCAATTCACCCTTTAGTTTTTCAAATTGGTTTGCATCTAAAGCTTTGGTAAAAATGTTTGTCAGTTGCTTTTCAGTAGTTACATGCTCAAGAGTGACAAttttgtcttccaccagatccCTAATAAAGTGATGACGGATACCAGTGTGCTTAGTTCTGTTGTGCTGAATAGGGTTCTTGGAAATGTTAATAGCACTTAAGTTGtttagtacaatgtcatgacatgttgcttgacattgtattcttctagcatttgtttcatccaaattaATTGAGAGCAACTACTTCCTGCAGTAATATATTCAGCCTCAATTGTAGATAAGGACACATTATTTTACTTCCTACTGAACCACGATATGATATTATTTCCCAAAAAGAAACATCCTCCAGAAGTGATTTTTCTATCATCTTCACTGCCTGTCCAATCTGTATCACAGTATCCTGTTAGTAAGGAGTTTGCATTATGAGAATACATCATTCCATATTCACCGGTTCCATTGATATACTTCATAATTATTTTCACTTGAGTAATGCGACTCATTTTGGGTTCATATTGATATTTATCACAGACTCctacaacaaatgcaatgtcaggtaTGTTAGCTGTGAGATAAAGCAGACTACCAATCATACTCCTGTACAGACTTTGATCTATATTTATACCTTTTTCATCTTTGGTTAGTTTAAAATAAGTTGGTACAGATGTCCTTTTATGGCTAGCATTTTCCAGGCCAAACTTCTTCAATATattcttggcatacttgctttgggagatGAAGATAGTGTCATCCACCTGTCTGACTTGGAGCCCAAGGAAGTATGTCAGTTCACCAacaagactcatttcaaactcatATTGCATTTGCTTGACAAAATGTTGTACCATCTGGTTCGACATCCCTCCAAACACAATGTCAACAACATATATTTGAGTTATCATGAGTTTACCATGCTCTTCTCTAACAAATAGAGTTTTGTTTGTTCCTCTTTTCATGTATCCATTATTAATAAGGTACTCAGTgagcctctcataccaagcccttGGTGCTTACTTTAATCCATATAGAGCTTCCCTTAATTTGTAAACATGGCCTGGAAAGTTTGGATCTATGAACCCcttaggttgttcaacatagacttcttcattcaagtaccCATTTAAGAAagcacttttcacatccatttgaaatagttTAAATTTAAGTAAACAAGCTACTCCTAACAATAGTCTTATTGAATCAAGGCAAGCAACATGggcaaatgtctcatcaaaatcgaccccttcaatttgagtgtatccttgagcaacAAGTCTGGATTTGTTTCTGTTACAATCCCTTTTTCATCATATTTGTTCTTGTAGATCCACTTTGTGCCAATAACATTCATTCCTTTAGGTCTAGTAACTAAGTCTCGTACTTCATTTCTTATAAATTGACCTAATTCCTCTTGTATTTCATTGATCCAAAATTCGCCAGTCAAAGCTTCcttcacattttttggttcaaaCTTAGAAACAAAGCAAGCATTTGAAATCACATCTCTagatctagtggtgaccccttcGTTAAGGTTTCCAATTATGATATATGTTGGATGGTCTTTCTATATTCTGATGGAGGGACCTTTGTT encodes:
- the LOC127131743 gene encoding uncharacterized protein LOC127131743, producing MKTVIGFGKCYEILVKEFIVNTFKECDNKRSKGIRKVYVRGRCVDFSLEIINRFLGRNEEDQAKIEVSDNVICKEITAKKVKEWTRKGKLYASAMSVKYVVLYRIEAANWVPTNHTSNIATGLGEFIYIVGTKSNFYFGSYVFDQTMKHDASYAVKTPITFPSLICGVILSLHPIILINYESTCKRDPPLSLNYRLFTGKHVTDIVMTSKQTPSRSIDRTSILAELKDTCGVKDDGTDEEEEKEDMTDASDEKDTNSDED